The Deltaproteobacteria bacterium sequence ACACGATACCGAATTGTCCTCAGTCGTTCGAGGGGACTCCGGGGGGACTCCGGGGGGGGGACTCCGGGGATGGGGACTCCGGGGACACGATACCGAATTGTCCTCAGTCGATTCGCCAATCGCAGCCTTCAGGCGAGTTCGGCGGGAGCGTCGCGGACGGGGCCCCTGCGCCACACTTTTCCGGTGCCCGCACCACGCGCGGTAGCCCGCGCGCTTTCGCTTGCGGCACGGACGTCACGGCGAGATCCTTCGCTTCGCTCAGGATGACAAATACGATGAACCCACTCGCAGCCGGTATCCGCCGCTCCTACATCGCGTCCGGCGCGTTGATGCCGAGGATCGCCAGCGCGTTCGCCGTCGCCCGCTTCACCGCGGCGCACAGCGCGAGGCGCGCGGCCGTCAGCGCCGCGTCGTCGGTCAGGATGCGATGCTGAAAATAGTAGGGGTGGAACAGGCCCGCGAGTTCGGACAGATACACCGACAGTTTGTGCGGCTCGCGCGCGAGCGCCGACTGCGTGACCACGTTCGGCAGCTCCGCGAGACGCTGCGCGATCTCCAGTTCTTCGGGCGCGGTCAGTTTGGCGAAATCTGCATCCGCCGCGCTGGGAATCGCGACGCCCGCCTCGGCGGCCTTGGCGAAGATCGAGCAGATCCGCGCGTGCATGTATTGCACGTAAAACACGGGGTTTTTGTTCGAGCGCTCCTTGGCGAGATCGACATCGAAGTCGAGCTGCGCGTCGTAGCGCCGCATCAGAAAAAACCATCGCGTCGAGTCGCGGCCGACCTCTTCGCGCAATTCCTGCAACGTGTAGAACTCGCCGGCGCGCGTCGACATGCTCGCGCGCTCGCCGCCGCGCATCAGGCTCACCATCTGGATGAGCAACACCGACAGCGCGTTCGGGTCGCGGCCCAGCGCCGCGATCGCCGCTTTCATCCGCGCCACGTAGCCGTGGTGATCCGCGCCCCAGATGTCGATCAGCTCGTCGAATCCCCGGTCGATCTTGTTCGCGTGATACGCCACGTCCCCCGCGAGATAGGTCTTTTCGCCGTTGCTCTTCACGAGCACGCGGTTTTTCTCATCCCCGAAACGCACCGTGTCGAGCCACAGCGCACCCTCTTCGTCGAACGCGAATCCGCCGTCGCGAAGCGTCTGCAGTGCGCGGTCCACCGTGCCCGCGTCGTAGAGCGTCTTTTCCGAAAAGCAGCGGTCGAAACGCACGCCGAGCGCCGCGAGGTCGTCCAGAATCTCGCGCAGGATGCGCCCGCCGGTCCACAGCGAGATCTCCGGAATATCGGCCTCGGTCAGACCGTCGCCGCGCTCGGCGCGCAGGGCCCGGGCGTGGTCAATCATGTAATCGCCCTGGTACAGGCCCTGCTCCAGCGGCCCGGTCACGCCGTCGATCAGTTGCCGGTAACGCAGCAGCGTCGATCGGCCGAGGGTTTGGATCTGCAGGCCCGCGTCGTTGACGTAGTATTCGCGCTCCACCGCGAAGCCCGCCGCGTCGAGCAGGCTCGCCAGGGCGTCGCCCACCACCGCCCCGCGCCCGTGGCCGATGTGCAAAGGGCCCGTGGGGTTGGCCGACACGAACTCGACCAGCACGCGCCGACCCGCGCCGGCCGACGTTCGACCGAATTGCTCGCCCTCGGCCTCGATACGGCGCACCACGTCGAAGACGCTCGCGGTGTTGACGAAGAAGTTGATGAAGCCCGGCCCGGCGATCTCGGCGCGACGCACGAGCCCACCCGCATCGCCGAGTTCCTCGACGAGCGCCGTCGCGATTTCGCGCGGGTTTTTCCCCACGGTTTTGGCGAACATCATCGCCACATTGGTGGCGTAGTCGCCGTGATCGGCGTGCTTGGGGATCGTGATCTGCACGTCGGGCACGGGCGCGTCCACGCCCCATTTCGTCGCCGCGCGCGCGAGCGCCTCGCCGATCTTCGCCGCCAGTTGTTCTTTCATCGCACGCTCCCGCTCCCAATGGGTTTTCCCGATTAGGCGATCAGTCGCGCTTTGTCCAGCGTGGGGGGTTGGGCGTTAGTTGTTGGTCGCCTGTCCGCCGTAGCCTTGGCGAAGGCGGATTGGTCTTTGGTAGGGAGCCGTCAGGACATCGGGAACGAATGAGGTTCAGGACACGGGCAACGCGTTACCGATCCGAGGGCGGCCGGGCCGCGCTCCGACAGACACAGGACCGGGCGGCGGCCTGCTTGACCGTCGAAGCGCTTCGCCCTTAACTTCGCGCCACATCCCGACAGATTGGGCGGCGGCGCGATGAAGTGCCCCAAGTGCGGTTTCGTCAGCTACAACTACCTGAATACCTGCAAGCGCTGCGGGTACGATTTGGGCGAGTACAAGGCGAAACTCGGCATCAAGACCGAGGCCGCTCCTCCCGCGTCCGCACAGACCCCCACGCCCGAGTCATCGACACCCGCCGAATCGGGCACCGGCATCCACGGCCAGCTTTTCGACAAGCTCCAGCAGGAGTTCGCGAAACGCAAGGACGAGCGTCGTCACGCGAAGGAAGAGACCGACCGACGCACGGCGGAACGCGACTCGGAGCGCATCCGCCGCGAGGCGCAGGTCACCGCGCGCCGGGAGGCCGAGCGCGTCGCCCGCGAGGAAACGGCGAAACTGCGTCAGGAGAGCGAGCGCGCGATTCAGGCGCAGGTCGAGCGGATTCTGGAGCGCACGCAGCACGAAGCTCAGGCGCAGGCCGAGTCGATGCGCATCGAAGCCGAACGCGCGGCCCGTGAAGCCGCCGAACGGGTGCGTCGGGAGGCTGAGGAGAAAGCCCGCATCGAAGCCGAAGTGATGCGCGCCGAGTCGGAGCGCATGGCGCGCGAAAGCGCCGAGCTTGTGCGCAAGCAGGCCGAAGCCGAGGCGATGCGGCTGCGCGAACTGGCACGGCGCGAGGCCGAGAAGATGCTCGTGGAAGCGGAGCGCGTGGCGGTCGACCAGCGCGCCCACGCCAGGGCCATCGCCGACGCCGCGCGCGACACCGGGCTCGCGCCGCTCCAAGTGCCCGAAAATCTGCCCGCCGCGGTGGACGAGTCGCGGCTGCGTGTCGAATTCGAGGATCACCGCGTCGAGACCGTTCCAAGCGCCGAGGATCTGATCGAAATCCTTTCGCAAAAGGCCGCGCGGGAGACGCGGGACGACCATCCGTCGCGATCCGCCGATGCGCCGGACGCGCCCGCGCGGGACTTTCCCGCGCCCGATGCCGAC is a genomic window containing:
- a CDS encoding arginine--tRNA ligase — its product is MKEQLAAKIGEALARAATKWGVDAPVPDVQITIPKHADHGDYATNVAMMFAKTVGKNPREIATALVEELGDAGGLVRRAEIAGPGFINFFVNTASVFDVVRRIEAEGEQFGRTSAGAGRRVLVEFVSANPTGPLHIGHGRGAVVGDALASLLDAAGFAVEREYYVNDAGLQIQTLGRSTLLRYRQLIDGVTGPLEQGLYQGDYMIDHARALRAERGDGLTEADIPEISLWTGGRILREILDDLAALGVRFDRCFSEKTLYDAGTVDRALQTLRDGGFAFDEEGALWLDTVRFGDEKNRVLVKSNGEKTYLAGDVAYHANKIDRGFDELIDIWGADHHGYVARMKAAIAALGRDPNALSVLLIQMVSLMRGGERASMSTRAGEFYTLQELREEVGRDSTRWFFLMRRYDAQLDFDVDLAKERSNKNPVFYVQYMHARICSIFAKAAEAGVAIPSAADADFAKLTAPEELEIAQRLAELPNVVTQSALAREPHKLSVYLSELAGLFHPYYFQHRILTDDAALTAARLALCAAVKRATANALAILGINAPDAM
- a CDS encoding RDD family protein; amino-acid sequence: MKCPKCGFVSYNYLNTCKRCGYDLGEYKAKLGIKTEAAPPASAQTPTPESSTPAESGTGIHGQLFDKLQQEFAKRKDERRHAKEETDRRTAERDSERIRREAQVTARREAERVAREETAKLRQESERAIQAQVERILERTQHEAQAQAESMRIEAERAAREAAERVRREAEEKARIEAEVMRAESERMARESAELVRKQAEAEAMRLRELARREAEKMLVEAERVAVDQRAHARAIADAARDTGLAPLQVPENLPAAVDESRLRVEFEDHRVETVPSAEDLIEILSQKAARETRDDHPSRSADAPDAPARDFPAPDADAAYLRSAYAREVVQEEYEVRTDAEDDRGAAGHVEVRIAAMDTVERGGLIVRAVGGLLDTALLLIIVCGFLLVGVGAFAMGESSLGSAGLARLAGPIYLLFLLISACYVTFFIGSSGQTPGMMVFGLKVVTDEGESVGYARAFVRMVASIFSLCFFGLGHIAVALDPDRQGWHDRLAQCVVVRL